In one window of Methanosarcina vacuolata Z-761 DNA:
- the argS gene encoding arginine--tRNA ligase: MFLELKAQATSILKDAIQKAGLEIEDSELYFETSSYADLASRAAFRLASLYRQNPKELAARIVSAVEIPDGSYIGEVSAAGPYINFHASRRYLDITVTTVLKEKEKFGCGAPKDKILLEHTSANPNGPLHVGHIRNSIIGDTLARILRRAGYDVEVQYYVNDMGRQIAVVSWACERFELDLSRKSDSAIADVYIKANVELDKNPEYVKEIDALMEKVEIGDVKTIDSFYKAVSLAVSGIKETLLRLNVVHDKFVSESTFLKSGAVHDIVERIKATGRTKTDKGALVVDLSDYGFKKTLVIQRSNGTSLYTTRDLAYHEWKAGQADRIIDVFGADHKLISGQLRATLNSIGIKEPEVVIFEFVSLPEGSMSTRRGQFISADDLFDRVTEAALEQVETRRPETSEEFKKQVAEMVGIGAVRYDIVRVSPEKSTVFNWKEALDFEKQGAPYIQYSHARACSILEKAKEEAAWDPSAEIDSSLLVEDTEIDLIKKMASFDSIIDLAARELKPHVLAIYARELADAFNQFYRFVPVIAAEDEKVRASRLALVNCARIVLANSLDTLGIAAPESM, from the coding sequence TTGTTCCTGGAACTAAAAGCTCAGGCTACATCAATCTTAAAAGACGCTATCCAAAAGGCCGGACTTGAAATTGAAGATTCCGAACTTTATTTCGAAACCTCATCTTACGCTGACCTCGCAAGCAGGGCCGCTTTCAGACTGGCAAGTCTGTACAGGCAAAACCCGAAAGAATTAGCAGCCCGTATTGTTTCTGCAGTTGAAATTCCGGATGGTTCGTACATAGGAGAAGTAAGTGCTGCTGGCCCTTACATTAACTTCCATGCTAGCAGGCGCTATCTGGACATAACGGTTACTACAGTCCTTAAAGAGAAGGAGAAATTTGGCTGTGGAGCTCCAAAGGATAAAATTTTACTTGAGCACACCTCAGCAAACCCGAATGGTCCCCTGCATGTAGGCCACATCCGAAACTCCATTATCGGAGACACTCTTGCCCGCATTCTCAGAAGAGCAGGATATGACGTGGAAGTACAGTATTATGTCAACGATATGGGCCGCCAGATTGCAGTAGTTTCCTGGGCGTGCGAACGCTTTGAGCTTGACCTTTCCAGAAAATCCGACTCTGCCATTGCTGATGTGTATATCAAAGCCAATGTCGAGCTGGATAAAAACCCGGAGTATGTAAAGGAAATCGACGCTCTGATGGAAAAGGTAGAAATAGGGGATGTCAAGACAATCGACAGTTTTTACAAGGCAGTTTCTCTGGCGGTTTCCGGGATCAAGGAGACCTTACTTCGTTTAAATGTTGTCCATGATAAATTTGTCAGTGAATCAACTTTCCTTAAATCCGGCGCAGTACATGATATTGTCGAGCGGATCAAAGCAACCGGAAGGACAAAAACAGACAAAGGTGCCCTCGTAGTAGACCTTTCGGACTACGGGTTTAAAAAAACCCTTGTTATCCAGCGTTCAAACGGCACTTCTCTTTACACAACCAGAGATCTTGCTTACCATGAATGGAAAGCCGGACAGGCAGACCGCATAATCGATGTCTTCGGAGCTGACCACAAGCTGATTTCAGGCCAGCTAAGGGCTACGCTGAACTCAATCGGGATCAAGGAACCTGAGGTTGTTATCTTCGAGTTTGTCTCCCTCCCTGAAGGTTCAATGAGCACCCGCCGTGGGCAGTTCATAAGTGCAGATGATCTATTTGACAGGGTTACGGAAGCTGCCCTTGAGCAGGTCGAAACCCGCCGTCCTGAAACCTCTGAAGAGTTCAAGAAGCAGGTTGCGGAAATGGTCGGAATTGGCGCGGTAAGATACGATATAGTAAGAGTCTCCCCGGAAAAGTCCACAGTTTTCAACTGGAAAGAGGCACTGGACTTTGAGAAACAGGGTGCTCCTTATATCCAATACTCCCATGCCCGCGCCTGCAGTATTCTCGAAAAAGCAAAAGAAGAAGCAGCCTGGGACCCCTCGGCAGAAATAGATTCTTCTCTGCTTGTTGAAGATACTGAAATCGATCTTATCAAGAAGATGGCGTCATTTGACAGCATAATCGACCTTGCAGCCCGCGAACTCAAGCCTCATGTGCTTGCAATCTACGCCCGCGAACTGGCAGATGCTTTTAACCAGTTCTACCGCTTTGTCCCTGTAATTGCTGCCGAGGACGAAAAAGTCAGGGCTTCAAGACTGGCTCTTGTGAACTGCGCAAGGATTGTGCTTGCAAACTCGCTTGACACGCTTGGAATTGCAGCGCCTGAATCTATGTAA
- a CDS encoding DUF6398 domain-containing protein, with translation MTNRELVQQKKETLIQMTDGFADSYLDENYKMLCQKLINKMSRKRQVPFLSGKLEIWAAAVVYALGQINFLFDKNFEPYVSATDLCDYFGTNQSTTSQKAKKIRDMFKMRYFNEEFSTERMKNDNPLNEFVMINGFVVPISTVMKILEETEEELLKELELEDEDLETEEK, from the coding sequence ATGACCAACCGCGAACTTGTGCAACAAAAGAAAGAAACTCTTATCCAGATGACAGATGGATTTGCAGACAGCTACCTTGATGAAAACTATAAAATGCTGTGTCAAAAACTAATCAATAAAATGAGCCGGAAAAGGCAGGTCCCTTTTCTTTCAGGAAAGCTGGAGATATGGGCTGCTGCAGTAGTTTATGCGCTTGGGCAGATCAATTTTCTTTTTGATAAAAATTTTGAGCCCTATGTAAGTGCTACCGATCTCTGTGATTATTTTGGGACAAACCAGAGCACAACCTCTCAGAAAGCAAAGAAAATCCGCGATATGTTCAAAATGAGATATTTTAATGAGGAGTTCTCTACTGAAAGGATGAAAAATGATAATCCTTTGAATGAATTCGTAATGATCAATGGGTTTGTTGTTCCTATTTCTACTGTTATGAAAATATTGGAGGAAACAGAAGAAGAGTTGCTGAAAGAACTTGAACTGGAAGACGAAGATCTTGAAACTGAAGAAAAATGA
- a CDS encoding methionine synthase, giving the protein MQDIIFTDGGSLPTPEGITREWIKTAAENRDEDEKLFSIVREAFRRKIDVGLHVPTYPQFRDMIGQFLDIIKDEKNCYEPYLLKEENAKILELEIIDEVAKQYREETGETLEVRVCIAGPTDLYLQAFGATGYADAYHILALDIEDFIKQAFLAAKNFKIKIIALDEPSLGINDRIQFSDADIVSALTVASTYARKQGADVGIHLHSPLKYKLVCETPINVIGFEYAATPSYLNLLDKKVLEDSDTYIRLGVSRTDISSLIGIVNETYGVNVWKEKEYMQKIVTDLETPAVVKKRLETAYSALGDRIKYASPDCGLAFWPDQELAFKLLENTAKGINEFNEEKRKQEE; this is encoded by the coding sequence ATGCAGGACATTATTTTTACTGATGGAGGCAGCCTTCCTACGCCCGAGGGTATTACAAGGGAATGGATAAAGACTGCGGCTGAAAACCGGGACGAAGATGAAAAACTTTTTTCTATTGTAAGAGAGGCTTTCCGGAGGAAAATCGATGTGGGACTGCATGTTCCCACTTATCCTCAGTTCAGGGATATGATAGGACAGTTTCTGGACATTATCAAAGACGAAAAAAACTGTTATGAACCTTATTTACTGAAAGAGGAAAATGCAAAAATCCTCGAGCTGGAGATCATTGACGAGGTTGCAAAACAGTACAGGGAAGAAACAGGAGAAACGCTTGAAGTCAGGGTTTGTATTGCAGGACCAACAGACCTATACCTCCAGGCCTTCGGGGCAACGGGTTATGCTGACGCTTATCATATCCTTGCACTGGATATTGAAGATTTCATAAAACAGGCGTTTTTAGCTGCGAAAAATTTCAAAATAAAGATCATAGCCCTGGATGAGCCAAGCCTCGGGATAAATGACAGAATCCAATTTTCTGATGCCGACATCGTCTCTGCTCTCACCGTCGCTTCCACTTACGCCCGGAAACAGGGAGCTGATGTGGGAATTCACCTTCATTCGCCGTTAAAATACAAACTTGTCTGCGAGACCCCTATTAATGTTATCGGTTTTGAATACGCGGCAACTCCTTCTTATCTGAACCTCCTGGATAAAAAAGTGCTTGAGGATTCAGACACCTATATCAGGCTCGGAGTCTCGAGAACCGATATTTCCAGTCTTATTGGCATTGTCAATGAAACGTATGGGGTTAATGTCTGGAAGGAAAAGGAGTATATGCAAAAAATCGTTACTGACCTGGAAACTCCGGCAGTTGTAAAAAAGAGGCTTGAAACGGCTTATTCTGCCCTTGGAGACCGGATAAAATATGCAAGTCCGGACTGCGGGCTGGCTTTCTGGCCGGACCAGGAGCTTGCCTTTAAACTTCTTGAGAATACCGCAAAAGGCATTAACGAGTTTAATGAAGAGAAGAGAAAACAGGAAGAGTAA
- a CDS encoding methionine synthase, with protein MEEIIFDDIGSYPLPDGVSKEWVQSAFKTRTEDEKLFTVINDAFQQKIDAGVNVPTYPQYQDMNEQFLKVIRDSNCCDGPFEVKLECARIEELEAIETVAKAYKERFGETLKVRVCVTGPTELYLKEFGGTRYTDIYSIFAKSVNNFVRNSMRSAKNFKIAAVSIDEPSIGLNPELAFDENDIISALTSASKAASKWGADVQIHLHSPLYYNIACQVPTINVIGVESAGTPSYLELIDKKTLEDTDCFLRLGIARTDVYTLAGIISEKYCTNVWKEQQYLPEIVSGLETPATITKRLKVYYRRFGNLIKYVGPDCGLGSWPNQKIAFILLSNISQGIRDFRESL; from the coding sequence ATGGAAGAAATCATCTTTGACGATATTGGGAGTTATCCCCTTCCTGACGGAGTCAGTAAGGAATGGGTCCAAAGTGCCTTTAAAACGAGAACCGAAGATGAGAAACTCTTTACGGTAATCAATGACGCCTTTCAGCAGAAAATAGATGCAGGTGTTAATGTTCCTACCTATCCTCAGTATCAGGATATGAATGAACAGTTCCTGAAGGTTATTAGAGACTCTAATTGCTGTGACGGCCCCTTTGAGGTAAAACTTGAATGTGCCAGGATTGAGGAGCTTGAGGCTATAGAGACGGTTGCAAAAGCCTATAAGGAACGATTCGGAGAAACACTCAAGGTTCGGGTCTGTGTAACCGGTCCAACTGAACTTTACCTGAAGGAATTTGGAGGCACACGGTATACGGATATCTATTCTATTTTTGCAAAAAGCGTGAATAATTTTGTAAGAAACTCCATGAGATCTGCAAAAAATTTCAAGATTGCAGCGGTTTCTATTGATGAACCAAGTATAGGGCTGAATCCTGAGCTTGCTTTTGATGAGAACGATATTATTTCTGCCCTTACCAGCGCCTCAAAAGCAGCCAGCAAATGGGGAGCCGACGTACAGATTCACCTTCATTCTCCTCTCTACTATAATATTGCCTGTCAGGTCCCCACAATAAACGTCATAGGAGTAGAATCCGCAGGCACGCCATCTTACCTGGAATTGATAGACAAGAAAACTCTGGAGGACACAGATTGCTTCCTGAGGCTTGGGATCGCAAGAACTGATGTCTATACCCTGGCAGGAATCATTAGTGAAAAGTACTGTACTAACGTCTGGAAAGAGCAGCAATACCTTCCAGAAATTGTTAGCGGACTTGAGACCCCGGCTACTATAACTAAAAGGCTGAAGGTTTATTACAGGCGTTTTGGCAACCTGATAAAGTATGTGGGTCCTGACTGCGGGCTGGGCTCCTGGCCTAACCAGAAAATAGCATTTATATTGCTTTCCAATATATCTCAGGGTATAAGGGATTTCAGGGAATCTCTCTAA
- a CDS encoding ribbon-helix-helix domain-containing protein, translating to MPKVSVEIPQELLDDLNRHVGDNKKFVSQSDAIRTAIRKMLDMMDEIDRRHGRLEK from the coding sequence ATGCCAAAAGTAAGTGTTGAAATCCCTCAAGAACTTCTGGATGACCTTAACAGGCATGTGGGAGATAACAAAAAATTTGTCAGTCAATCTGATGCTATCAGAACCGCTATTCGAAAAATGCTGGACATGATGGACGAGATCGATAGAAGGCATGGGAGACTTGAGAAGTGA